One genomic window of Bradyrhizobium sp. B124 includes the following:
- a CDS encoding SMP-30/gluconolactonase/LRE family protein: MTNPNNTEQHESDGAKSFDRRTILRGATALAATAMAASDAAARDFGRNAEPQRYPDPDIVVIDDKRFKAKVGNTAIKRLYTGCLWAEGPAWNAQGQYLVWSDIPANRQLRYLDDDGHISEQFHKPSNEANGSTFDFEGRQITAERTRLVRYEHDGTVTSLAEQANGKQLNGPNDMVVHPNDKSIWFTDPGYGAISIYEGQRANTGSNQPYQKEAVYRIDAVTGQITKVADEPFKPNGIAFSHDYKKVYVCDTGITHYPNAKNIVWQYDLNGDKLSNPRTLIDMTLDGKSGFPDGMRVDIDGNIWVGAGWVGPGYDGVQVFAPDGQRIGQILLPETCANLTFGGKKRNRLFMTASQSLYAVYVETRGAHNC; this comes from the coding sequence GTGACAAATCCAAACAACACAGAGCAACACGAGAGCGACGGCGCGAAGTCGTTCGACCGTCGAACCATCTTGCGCGGCGCAACCGCGCTTGCTGCAACTGCGATGGCTGCATCCGATGCTGCAGCGCGCGACTTCGGCCGCAACGCGGAGCCGCAGCGTTATCCCGATCCCGACATCGTCGTGATCGACGACAAGCGCTTCAAGGCCAAGGTCGGCAACACCGCGATCAAGCGGCTGTACACCGGCTGCCTCTGGGCTGAAGGCCCAGCCTGGAACGCGCAGGGCCAGTATCTGGTGTGGAGCGATATCCCGGCCAACCGGCAGTTGCGCTATCTGGACGATGACGGCCATATCTCCGAGCAGTTCCACAAGCCGTCGAACGAGGCCAACGGCTCGACCTTCGATTTCGAGGGCCGCCAGATCACGGCCGAGCGCACGCGGCTGGTGCGCTACGAGCACGATGGAACCGTCACGTCGTTGGCCGAGCAGGCCAATGGCAAGCAGCTCAACGGCCCGAACGACATGGTCGTGCATCCCAACGACAAGTCGATCTGGTTCACCGATCCCGGCTACGGCGCGATCTCGATCTACGAGGGCCAGCGCGCCAACACCGGCTCGAACCAGCCCTACCAGAAAGAGGCCGTCTACCGCATCGATGCTGTAACCGGGCAGATCACCAAGGTTGCCGACGAACCGTTCAAGCCGAACGGCATCGCCTTCAGCCACGACTACAAGAAGGTCTATGTCTGCGACACCGGCATCACGCATTATCCGAACGCCAAGAACATCGTCTGGCAGTACGACCTCAACGGCGACAAGCTGTCCAACCCGCGCACGCTGATCGACATGACGCTGGACGGAAAGTCAGGCTTCCCGGACGGCATGCGTGTCGACATCGATGGCAACATCTGGGTCGGCGCCGGCTGGGTCGGACCGGGCTATGACGGCGTGCAGGTGTTCGCACCCGACGGCCAGCGGATCGGCCAGATTCTGCTGCCGGAGACCTGCGCCAACCTCACCTTCGGCGGCAAGAAGCGCAACCGCCTGTTCATGACCGCAAGCCAGTCATTGTATGCGGTGTATGTGGAGACAAGAGGCGCGCATAACTGCTGA
- a CDS encoding thiolase, with the protein MRRNQVAVVGAAETTELGVIPNMSQIQLHADAALNAIADAGLKLSDIDGFATAVETPQQMAHYLGITPTWVDGTSVGGCSFMLHVRHAAAAIEAGLCKTVLITHAESGKSMIGKQPRFTAPDSLNGQFESPFGVYGPPSMFPIPVLRFMKTHGITHEQLAMVAVVQREWAAKNPRATMKDPITVADVLNSRMIAYPFRLLQCCLVTDGGGALILTSADRARDFPQKPVYILGTGESVETPMVSQMKTFDSSRAFKVAGPLAFKEAGIAHKDVDHLMIYDAFAHLPLYGLGDLGFMPHEETGKFIADGNTRPGGKLPLNTNGGGLSYMHSGMYGMYALQESVRQMRGIAPAQVPNAKISVCHGVGGMFAASGTIIFTNER; encoded by the coding sequence ATGCGCAGGAACCAGGTTGCCGTCGTCGGTGCGGCCGAAACCACCGAACTCGGCGTCATCCCGAACATGTCGCAGATCCAGCTGCACGCGGACGCGGCGCTGAACGCGATCGCGGATGCCGGCCTGAAACTGTCCGACATCGACGGCTTCGCCACCGCGGTCGAAACCCCGCAGCAGATGGCGCACTATCTCGGCATCACGCCGACCTGGGTCGATGGCACCTCAGTCGGCGGCTGCTCCTTCATGCTGCATGTCCGCCACGCAGCTGCGGCGATCGAGGCCGGCCTCTGCAAGACCGTGCTGATCACCCATGCCGAGAGCGGCAAGTCGATGATCGGCAAGCAGCCGCGCTTCACCGCACCCGACAGCCTCAACGGCCAGTTCGAGTCGCCGTTCGGCGTCTACGGGCCGCCGAGCATGTTCCCGATTCCGGTGCTGCGCTTCATGAAGACGCACGGCATCACGCATGAGCAGCTCGCGATGGTCGCCGTCGTGCAGCGCGAATGGGCGGCGAAGAACCCGCGCGCAACCATGAAGGACCCGATCACGGTCGCCGACGTCTTGAACTCGCGGATGATCGCCTATCCGTTCCGGCTCTTGCAATGCTGCCTCGTCACTGACGGCGGCGGCGCGCTGATCCTCACCTCGGCCGATCGCGCCAGGGATTTCCCGCAAAAGCCGGTCTACATCCTCGGCACCGGCGAGAGCGTGGAAACGCCGATGGTCAGCCAGATGAAGACATTTGACTCATCGCGCGCCTTCAAGGTGGCGGGCCCGCTCGCCTTCAAGGAAGCCGGCATCGCCCACAAGGACGTCGACCACCTGATGATCTACGACGCCTTCGCGCATTTGCCGCTCTACGGCCTCGGCGACCTCGGCTTCATGCCGCATGAGGAAACCGGCAAGTTCATCGCCGACGGCAACACCCGCCCCGGCGGCAAGCTGCCGCTCAACACAAACGGTGGCGGGCTGAGCTACATGCACTCCGGGATGTACGGCATGTACGCACTGCAGGAGAGCGTGCGGCAGATGCGCGGCATCGCGCCGGCGCAGGTGCCGAACGCGAAGATCTCGGTCTGCCACGGCGTCGGCGGCATGTTCGCCGCGTCAGGCACGATCATCTTTACGAACGAACGATAG
- a CDS encoding amino acid ABC transporter substrate-binding protein — protein sequence MLRIIGAALAASLAFATQAMAADAPSEIKIGTLYASSGRYASISMPVYSSLKLWVEQKNAEGGVFVKAFDKKIPIKLVSYDDQSNTATASTLYNQLVTQDKVDLLVADSGSVLTAPAVAIARDHKMFLFDQTGTGASFFSKDNPYIALMADPVSTVWPKPVADFISHDGPGLGIKKIAILYATNEFTGTQANAFRKFVKESGAPIEIVYDQGVPTETTNYNVIINNISNTNPDAVIHFGYAPNDIAFLRNVQDVGTKFKMLFAIYAGLETELLEKNVGAKGLEHVWTYVPPSELDYPVNFGMTMKDFRAAWLKKYNDGKMEFGFNAVAGYTTALVIEKTLSVATSLDQMELRRAVFSLSGQLKTLDGTFALDETGGQIGELTPLGQLTVDEHDHIKFVSIYPHETATGKPIYPAP from the coding sequence ATGCTGAGGATCATCGGTGCGGCACTCGCTGCCAGCCTCGCATTTGCCACGCAGGCGATGGCCGCCGACGCACCGTCGGAGATCAAGATCGGCACGCTCTACGCTTCCTCGGGGCGCTATGCCTCGATCTCGATGCCGGTCTACAGCTCGCTCAAATTGTGGGTCGAGCAGAAGAACGCCGAGGGTGGCGTCTTCGTGAAGGCGTTCGACAAGAAGATCCCGATCAAGCTCGTCTCCTATGACGACCAGAGCAACACCGCGACCGCCTCGACGCTTTATAACCAGCTCGTCACCCAGGATAAGGTCGACCTGCTGGTCGCCGATTCCGGATCGGTGCTGACGGCGCCGGCGGTTGCGATCGCGCGCGACCACAAGATGTTCCTGTTCGACCAGACCGGCACCGGCGCGAGCTTCTTCTCCAAGGACAATCCCTACATCGCGCTGATGGCCGATCCGGTGTCGACGGTCTGGCCGAAGCCGGTGGCTGACTTCATCAGTCATGACGGCCCTGGCCTCGGCATCAAGAAGATCGCCATCCTCTACGCGACCAACGAGTTCACGGGCACCCAGGCCAACGCGTTCCGCAAGTTCGTCAAGGAGTCCGGCGCGCCGATCGAGATCGTCTACGACCAGGGCGTTCCGACCGAGACCACCAATTACAACGTCATCATCAACAATATCAGCAACACCAATCCCGATGCGGTGATCCATTTCGGCTATGCGCCGAACGACATCGCCTTCCTGCGCAACGTCCAGGACGTCGGCACCAAGTTCAAGATGCTGTTCGCGATCTATGCCGGTCTCGAGACCGAGCTGCTGGAGAAGAACGTGGGCGCCAAGGGCCTCGAGCACGTCTGGACCTATGTGCCGCCGTCCGAGCTCGACTATCCCGTCAATTTCGGGATGACCATGAAGGACTTCCGCGCCGCCTGGCTGAAGAAGTACAACGACGGCAAGATGGAGTTCGGCTTCAACGCGGTGGCGGGCTACACCACCGCGCTGGTGATCGAGAAGACGCTGTCGGTTGCGACCAGTCTCGACCAGATGGAGCTGCGCCGCGCGGTGTTCTCGCTCAGCGGCCAGCTCAAGACGCTGGACGGCACCTTCGCGCTGGATGAGACCGGCGGCCAGATCGGCGAATTGACGCCGCTCGGCCAGCTCACGGTCGACGAGCACGATCACATCAAGTTCGTCTCGATCTATCCGCATGAGACCGCCACCGGCAAGCCGATCTATCCGGCGCCGTGA
- the ppc gene encoding phosphoenolpyruvate carboxylase: MSPQTMPSDTDIGARSAAEASLLEKAAQEEDARLRNDIRLLGRVLGDTVRDQEGADVFDLVERIRQTSVRFHRDEDKLARRELEGILDGMSIAETLQIVRAFSYFSHLANIAEDQNNIRQMRSRGPSGAPRPSTLEQTLVHARQAGISPADLRSFFKSALVSPVLTAHPTEVRRKSTMDREMEIAHLLDRRERLQMTPEESEASDEQLRRAVVTLWQTNLLRRTKLTVLDEVANGLSFYDYTFLQEVPRVHCALEDRLNNEGGEAGELASFLRMGSWIGGDRDGNPFVTAEVMRGTLRLQSSRVLSFYLEQLHTLGAELSLAAHLADISDELRILAERSPDTSPHRSGEPYRLAVSGIYARLAATAMRLEVETTRPPVGKAEPYASVQEFQADLDVLNRSLIANNSGVIARGRLRQLRRAVDCFGFHLARLDIRQNSAVHERTIAELLDTANPGMSYLALGEDARVSLLLGELRNARPLASPFVKYSEETRGELAVFRAAAEAHARFGPEVIPQCIISMCKGMSDMLEVAVLLKEVGLVNPSGRSAINIVPLFETIEDLQASSGIMDRMLVLHDYRKLVDSLGSVQEVMLGYSDSNKDGGFVTSGWELYKAEIGLVEVFERHGVRLRLFHGRGGSVGRGGGPSYDAIIAQPGGAVNGQIRITEQGEIISSKYSNAEVGRSNLEILAAATLETSLLQPRQSAPRPEYLKAMEEISALAFKAYRGLVYETEGFADYFWGSTVINEIATLNIGSRPASRKKTREIEDLRAIPWVFSWAQCRLMLPGWYGFGSAVETWIAEHPEQGMPFLQELYREWPFFRTLLSNMDMVLAKSSIAIASRYAELVPDVALREKIFGQIRREWHLAIETLLDIMGHDRLLQGNPLLERGIRNRFPYLDPLNHVQVELLKEHRAKDPDEQVLRGIQITINGISAGLRNSG; encoded by the coding sequence ATGTCACCCCAGACCATGCCTTCCGACACCGATATCGGTGCCAGGAGTGCCGCAGAAGCCAGTCTCCTTGAGAAGGCGGCACAAGAGGAGGATGCCCGGCTCCGGAACGACATCCGGCTCCTGGGGCGCGTGCTGGGCGATACGGTGCGCGACCAGGAAGGGGCCGACGTGTTCGACCTGGTCGAGCGCATCCGCCAGACCTCGGTCCGGTTCCATCGCGACGAGGACAAGCTGGCGCGGCGGGAGCTGGAAGGCATCCTCGACGGCATGTCGATCGCCGAGACGCTGCAGATCGTCCGCGCCTTCAGCTATTTCTCCCACCTCGCCAACATCGCCGAGGACCAGAACAACATCCGCCAGATGCGCAGCCGCGGCCCCAGCGGGGCGCCACGACCGAGCACGCTGGAGCAGACGCTGGTGCATGCCCGCCAGGCCGGCATCAGCCCGGCCGACCTGCGCAGCTTCTTCAAGAGCGCGCTGGTCAGCCCGGTATTGACCGCGCATCCGACCGAGGTCCGCCGCAAGAGCACGATGGACCGCGAGATGGAGATCGCACACCTGCTCGACCGCCGCGAGCGGCTGCAAATGACGCCGGAGGAGAGCGAAGCCAGCGACGAGCAGCTGCGCCGCGCGGTCGTGACGTTGTGGCAAACCAACCTGCTGCGCCGGACCAAGCTCACCGTGCTCGACGAGGTCGCCAACGGCCTGTCGTTCTACGATTACACCTTCCTGCAGGAAGTCCCGCGCGTGCATTGCGCGCTGGAGGACCGCCTGAACAACGAGGGCGGCGAAGCGGGCGAACTCGCCTCGTTCCTCCGGATGGGAAGCTGGATCGGCGGCGACCGCGACGGCAATCCGTTCGTCACCGCCGAGGTGATGCGCGGCACGCTGCGGCTGCAGTCGAGCCGGGTGCTCAGCTTCTATCTCGAACAGCTGCATACGCTCGGCGCCGAGCTGTCGCTCGCGGCACATCTCGCCGATATCTCGGACGAATTGCGGATCCTTGCCGAGCGTTCGCCGGACACCTCGCCGCATCGGAGCGGCGAGCCGTATCGTCTGGCGGTATCGGGCATCTATGCGCGGCTCGCAGCCACCGCCATGCGGCTCGAGGTCGAGACCACGCGGCCGCCGGTCGGCAAGGCCGAACCCTATGCGAGTGTCCAGGAGTTCCAGGCCGATCTCGACGTGCTCAATCGCTCGCTGATCGCCAACAATTCCGGCGTGATCGCGCGCGGCCGGCTGCGGCAGTTGCGGCGGGCGGTGGATTGCTTCGGCTTCCATCTGGCGCGGCTCGACATCCGCCAGAACTCTGCAGTGCATGAACGCACCATCGCCGAGCTGCTCGATACCGCAAATCCCGGCATGTCCTATCTGGCGCTCGGCGAGGATGCGCGCGTCAGCCTGCTGCTCGGCGAATTGCGCAACGCGCGGCCGCTGGCGTCGCCCTTCGTCAAATATTCCGAGGAGACCCGGGGCGAGCTCGCCGTGTTCCGGGCCGCGGCCGAGGCCCACGCCAGGTTCGGTCCCGAAGTGATCCCCCAGTGCATCATCTCGATGTGCAAGGGCATGTCGGACATGCTTGAGGTCGCGGTGCTGCTGAAGGAGGTTGGGCTGGTCAATCCGTCCGGCCGCAGCGCCATCAACATCGTGCCGCTGTTCGAGACCATCGAGGACCTGCAGGCCTCGAGCGGTATCATGGACCGCATGCTGGTGCTGCACGACTATCGCAAGCTGGTCGACAGCCTCGGCAGCGTGCAGGAGGTGATGCTCGGCTATTCCGACAGCAACAAGGATGGCGGCTTCGTCACCTCGGGCTGGGAACTCTACAAGGCCGAGATCGGCCTCGTCGAGGTGTTCGAACGCCACGGCGTGCGGCTGCGCCTGTTCCACGGCCGCGGCGGCTCGGTCGGCCGCGGCGGCGGCCCGAGCTATGATGCGATCATCGCGCAGCCCGGCGGCGCGGTGAACGGTCAGATCCGCATCACCGAGCAGGGCGAGATCATCTCCTCGAAATATTCCAATGCCGAGGTCGGCCGCAGCAACCTGGAGATCCTGGCCGCAGCGACGCTGGAAACCAGCCTGCTGCAGCCGCGGCAGAGCGCGCCACGCCCCGAATATCTCAAGGCGATGGAGGAGATTTCCGCGCTCGCGTTCAAGGCCTATCGCGGTCTCGTCTACGAGACCGAAGGCTTTGCCGACTATTTCTGGGGCTCGACCGTCATCAACGAGATCGCGACCCTGAACATCGGCAGCCGTCCGGCCTCGCGCAAGAAGACCCGCGAGATCGAGGACTTGCGCGCGATTCCGTGGGTGTTCTCCTGGGCGCAATGCCGGCTGATGCTGCCGGGCTGGTATGGCTTCGGCAGCGCGGTCGAGACCTGGATTGCCGAGCACCCGGAGCAGGGCATGCCGTTCCTGCAGGAACTCTACAGGGAATGGCCGTTCTTCCGCACGCTGCTCTCCAACATGGACATGGTGCTGGCGAAGAGCTCGATCGCGATCGCCTCGCGCTATGCCGAGCTGGTGCCTGATGTCGCGTTGCGCGAGAAGATCTTTGGCCAGATCCGCCGCGAGTGGCATCTTGCGATCGAGACGCTGCTCGACATCATGGGCCACGACCGGCTGTTGCAGGGCAACCCGCTGCTGGAGCGCGGCATCCGCAACCGCTTCCCTTATCTCGATCCGCTCAACCACGTGCAGGTCGAGCTGCTGAAGGAGCACCGCGCGAAGGATCCCGATGAGCAGGTGCTGCGCGGGATTCAGATCACGATCAACGGGATCTCGGCGGGGTTGCGGAACAGCGGCTAG
- a CDS encoding acyl-CoA synthetase — METSQPFLGIVSGGRRRDHAAVAERTERIASGLNKLGVKPGDSVCMLMRNDIAFIEAAYAAMRLGAYGVPVNWHFKPEEINYVLTDSGTRVLIGHADMLHPLRGAIPDDVTVLSVPTPPEILANYKINPDHLATPDFAIDFESWLAQFPRYDGPVVPQPQNMIYTSGTTGHPKGVRRFAPTPEQTANAEAMRGMIYGLKPGARAILPGPLYHSAPNSFGLRSGRLGGALVLMPRFDAEEFLQLIEREKIDTIFMVPTMFIRLMKLPEEVRRKYDMSSLRHIIHAAAPCPPDVKRAMIEWWGPVIYEFYGSTESGAVTFANSEDALKKPGTVGKISPGAELRFIGDDGKEVSQGQIGEIYSRIAGNPDFTYHNKSEKRAEIDRQGFITSGDVGYIDADGYVFICDRKRDMVISGGVNIYPAEIEAVLHAVPGVHDCAVFGIPDAEFGEALMAVVEPQPGVTLDIASVRAQLKTALADYKVPKHIEIQTNLPREDSGKIFKRRLRDPYWERAGRRI; from the coding sequence ATGGAAACGTCCCAACCCTTTCTCGGTATCGTCAGCGGCGGTCGCCGGCGCGATCACGCTGCGGTCGCCGAGCGCACTGAGCGCATCGCCAGCGGCCTGAACAAGCTCGGCGTCAAGCCGGGCGACAGCGTCTGCATGCTGATGCGCAACGACATCGCCTTCATCGAGGCTGCCTACGCAGCGATGCGGCTCGGCGCCTATGGCGTTCCGGTCAACTGGCACTTCAAGCCGGAGGAGATCAACTACGTGCTGACGGATTCCGGCACGCGCGTCCTGATCGGCCATGCCGACATGCTGCATCCGCTGCGCGGCGCGATCCCCGATGATGTCACCGTGCTCAGCGTGCCGACGCCGCCGGAAATCCTCGCCAACTACAAGATCAATCCCGATCATCTCGCGACACCCGACTTCGCGATCGATTTTGAATCCTGGCTGGCACAGTTCCCGCGCTATGACGGCCCTGTGGTGCCGCAGCCGCAGAACATGATCTACACTTCGGGGACGACAGGCCATCCGAAGGGGGTGCGCCGTTTCGCGCCGACGCCGGAACAGACCGCCAATGCGGAAGCGATGCGCGGAATGATCTATGGCCTGAAGCCGGGGGCGCGCGCGATCCTGCCGGGACCGCTCTACCATTCGGCGCCGAATTCCTTCGGGCTGCGTTCGGGCAGGCTCGGCGGCGCGCTGGTGCTGATGCCGCGCTTCGACGCGGAGGAATTTCTGCAGCTGATCGAGCGCGAGAAGATCGACACCATCTTCATGGTGCCGACGATGTTCATCCGCCTGATGAAGCTGCCCGAGGAGGTGCGCCGGAAGTACGACATGTCGTCGCTGCGCCACATCATCCATGCCGCGGCGCCCTGTCCGCCCGACGTCAAGCGCGCCATGATCGAATGGTGGGGGCCCGTGATCTATGAGTTCTACGGCTCGACCGAGTCGGGTGCGGTGACGTTCGCCAATTCCGAGGACGCGCTGAAGAAGCCCGGCACGGTCGGAAAGATCTCGCCCGGCGCCGAACTTCGCTTCATCGGCGACGACGGCAAGGAGGTGTCGCAGGGGCAGATCGGCGAGATCTATTCGCGGATCGCGGGCAATCCCGATTTCACCTATCACAACAAGTCCGAGAAGCGCGCCGAGATCGACCGGCAGGGATTCATCACCTCGGGCGACGTCGGCTATATCGACGCGGACGGCTACGTCTTCATCTGCGACCGCAAGCGCGACATGGTGATCTCGGGCGGCGTCAACATCTACCCGGCCGAGATCGAGGCCGTGTTGCATGCGGTGCCCGGCGTGCACGACTGCGCGGTGTTCGGCATTCCCGACGCCGAGTTTGGCGAGGCGCTGATGGCGGTGGTCGAGCCGCAGCCCGGCGTGACGCTCGACATCGCCTCCGTCCGCGCCCAGCTCAAGACCGCGCTGGCCGACTACAAGGTGCCCAAGCACATCGAGATCCAGACCAATTTGCCGCGGGAGGATTCCGGAAAAATCTTCAAGCGCCGGCTCCGCGATCCGTATTGGGAGCGGGCGGGGCGGAGGATTTAG
- a CDS encoding crotonase/enoyl-CoA hydratase family protein: MEDRVSISISDGIADVRLVRADKMNALDAAMFEALVAATDRLSKEKGVRVVVLSGEGRAFCAGLDMGRFAAMKDGGNGVPGGENRDLTIRTHGKANFAQQAVWGWRQLPVPVIAAVHGVAFGGGFQLALGADMRFLSQDARMSIMEIKWGLVPDMAGTPILASLVRDDILRELTYTGRIFSAQEAQSYGLATRVCDDPRAAALEVAREIAGKSPDAIRAAKRMLNNLSVDPAAALLAESVEQQKLLGSPNQTESVRANLEKRAPRFADVG; encoded by the coding sequence ATGGAAGATCGCGTTTCGATATCGATTTCGGACGGTATCGCCGATGTCCGCCTGGTGCGGGCGGACAAGATGAACGCGCTTGATGCCGCGATGTTCGAGGCATTGGTCGCCGCGACCGATCGGCTTTCCAAGGAAAAGGGCGTTCGGGTGGTCGTGCTTTCCGGCGAGGGACGGGCCTTTTGCGCCGGCCTCGACATGGGGCGGTTCGCCGCCATGAAGGATGGCGGTAATGGGGTGCCGGGCGGCGAGAATCGCGACCTCACCATCCGCACCCATGGCAAGGCCAATTTCGCGCAGCAGGCGGTCTGGGGCTGGCGCCAGCTTCCGGTGCCGGTGATCGCCGCGGTCCACGGCGTCGCGTTTGGCGGCGGCTTCCAGCTCGCGCTCGGTGCCGACATGCGCTTCCTCTCGCAGGACGCGCGGATGTCGATCATGGAGATCAAATGGGGCCTCGTCCCCGACATGGCCGGCACGCCGATCCTCGCGAGCCTCGTGCGCGACGATATCCTGCGCGAGCTCACCTATACCGGCCGCATCTTCTCGGCGCAGGAAGCACAGAGCTACGGCCTCGCCACCCGCGTCTGTGACGACCCGCGCGCCGCCGCGCTCGAGGTCGCGCGCGAGATCGCCGGCAAGAGCCCGGATGCAATCCGTGCCGCGAAGCGGATGCTGAACAATCTGTCGGTCGATCCGGCGGCCGCGCTGCTTGCGGAATCGGTCGAGCAGCAGAAGTTGCTCGGCAGCCCGAACCAGACCGAATCCGTGCGCGCCAATCTGGAGAAGCGCGCGCCAAGGTTTGCGGATGTTGGGTAG
- a CDS encoding Zn-ribbon domain-containing OB-fold protein, producing the protein MAEPARAKPKPTPETQHFWDGTKAGELRLQRCDACANVYFPPRPFCPSCASRKVSVFKATGKGKLYSYVINHRPAAPGFTPPYAIAIVELDEGPRMMSNIIDCPQTPEALELDMPLEVAFEALDDKITLPLFRPAKG; encoded by the coding sequence ATGGCCGAGCCCGCGCGCGCGAAACCAAAACCGACGCCTGAGACCCAGCATTTCTGGGATGGCACCAAGGCCGGCGAACTGCGCCTGCAGCGCTGTGACGCCTGCGCCAATGTCTACTTTCCGCCGCGACCGTTCTGCCCCTCCTGCGCCTCGCGCAAGGTCTCCGTCTTCAAGGCCACCGGTAAGGGCAAGCTCTACAGCTACGTCATCAACCATCGTCCCGCCGCGCCCGGGTTCACGCCGCCTTATGCGATCGCCATCGTCGAGCTCGACGAAGGTCCGCGCATGATGAGCAACATCATCGATTGTCCGCAGACGCCGGAAGCGCTCGAGCTCGACATGCCGCTCGAGGTCGCCTTCGAGGCACTCGACGACAAGATCACCCTTCCCCTGTTCCGCCCGGCAAAGGGGTAA
- a CDS encoding SDR family oxidoreductase: MAKSLQDKVIIVTGAGRGIGREIALLCAAEGAKVVVNDPGGAADGGGSSAAPAEEVVEEIKKRGGTAVANFESVAEAIPASKIVKTATDHFGRLDGVVNNAGILRDMIFHKMSVEAFEAVIKVHLMGSFYVSHAAARIYREQESGSFVHFTSTSGLIGNYGQANYAAAKLGIVGLSKSIALDMGRFNVRSNCVSPFAWTRMIGTIPTETDAEKARVEKIKQMGPEKIAPVCAYLLSDAAKDVTGQIFGVRMNEIFLFGQHRPVRSVHRGEGWTPETIAEHGMPALKGSFAKLDRSADVFTWDPI, from the coding sequence ATGGCAAAATCACTGCAGGATAAAGTCATCATCGTCACCGGCGCGGGCCGCGGCATCGGCCGCGAGATTGCGCTGCTCTGCGCGGCGGAAGGCGCCAAGGTCGTGGTCAACGATCCCGGCGGCGCCGCCGACGGTGGCGGCTCGAGCGCGGCGCCCGCCGAGGAAGTCGTCGAGGAGATCAAGAAGCGCGGCGGTACCGCCGTCGCCAATTTCGAGTCGGTGGCGGAAGCGATCCCGGCCAGCAAGATCGTGAAGACCGCGACCGATCATTTCGGCCGGCTCGACGGCGTCGTCAACAATGCCGGCATCCTGCGCGACATGATCTTCCACAAGATGAGCGTGGAAGCCTTCGAGGCCGTCATCAAGGTGCATCTGATGGGCTCGTTCTATGTCAGCCACGCCGCGGCGCGCATCTACCGCGAGCAGGAGTCAGGCTCGTTCGTGCACTTCACCTCGACCTCCGGCCTGATCGGCAATTACGGCCAGGCCAACTACGCCGCGGCCAAGCTCGGCATCGTCGGCCTGTCGAAATCGATCGCGCTCGACATGGGCCGCTTCAACGTGCGCTCGAACTGCGTGTCGCCGTTCGCCTGGACCCGCATGATCGGCACCATCCCGACCGAGACCGACGCCGAGAAGGCGCGCGTCGAGAAGATCAAGCAGATGGGCCCGGAGAAGATCGCGCCGGTCTGCGCCTATCTGCTCTCGGACGCCGCCAAGGATGTCACCGGGCAGATCTTCGGCGTGCGCATGAACGAGATCTTCCTGTTCGGCCAGCATCGTCCGGTGCGCTCGGTTCATCGCGGCGAAGGCTGGACGCCCGAGACCATTGCCGAACACGGCATGCCGGCGCTGAAGGGATCGTTCGCCAAGCTCGACCGCTCGGCCGACGTCTTCACCTGGGATCCGATCTGA